A single window of Gammaproteobacteria bacterium DNA harbors:
- a CDS encoding DUF433 domain-containing protein produces RRIAVANTRFETDGVALLVRELEMLVNVSREGQLEIEPVVRTFLKRIERDPTGVPIKLCPFTRRAVSDEEPEPVEIDPRIAFGRPVLAGRVVPTAVLADRFKAGDSLTDLARDYDTSTQVIEEAIRCELNRRVAA; encoded by the coding sequence CGGCGGATCGCGGTGGCCAACACGCGCTTCGAGACCGATGGCGTGGCCCTGTTGGTCCGCGAGCTTGAGATGCTCGTAAACGTTTCGCGGGAAGGTCAACTTGAAATCGAGCCCGTGGTTCGCACGTTCCTGAAGCGCATCGAGCGCGACCCGACGGGCGTTCCGATCAAGCTCTGTCCGTTTACCCGCAGAGCCGTATCGGACGAAGAGCCCGAACCCGTCGAGATCGATCCGCGCATCGCCTTCGGTCGCCCCGTGCTGGCAGGCCGTGTCGTTCCCACCGCCGTGCTCGCCGACCGGTTCAAGGCGGGCGATTCCCTCACTGATCTGGCGCGAGACTATGACACCTCCACGCAAGTCATCGAGGAGGCCATCCGCTGCGAACTCAACCGGCGCGTAGCGGCTTAG